In Pseudomonadota bacterium, the sequence GTCCTGGTGGATGGCCTCGACCAGTGGATAATCCGAGACCGTCTGCACGAAGATCGCGCCGTTGTTGTGCCGGGGCGTGGCGGTCACGTCCACCTGCAAGGCCAAACGCCCATCCTTCTGCAACATCCGGTGGTGGATGTCCTGGATACTCTTGAACCAGGCCATCTTCGGATCGTGAATATGGTGGGCCTCGTCATTGAACACGGCCAGCTCTTCGATTTCGCGGACGATCTCGCCGAGATCGGTTCTGCTGTCGGTGGTTTTGCCGGCCGGCTTGGGACCGAAGGGCGCGAGGAAATAATCGCGCAGGTCGTCATCTTCCAGAGACGGCTCGCGTACATCGCCTAGATAGACACGATGAATGTTGGTGAGAAAGAGATTGCCCGTCTCGCGCACGACGCGAACATCATCCTGAATGTGCAGCGTGAGCTGGAAATCGTCCCGCCAGTTGCGGCCCGCGTGACCGTTGTCCGGCAGAATCGGGTCATTGAAGAAGATGCGCAGCCCGTCGAAATCGGCACGCAGCCGGTCGAGGACGATGATGTTCGGCGCGATCAAGAGAAAGTTCCTGGCGAGCGCGGAGTCCGGTTCGTAGAGCTTGTGGAAGAAGCTCCAGGCGATGAGGAGCGACAACACCTTGGTCTTGCCCGCGCCGGTCGCCATCTTGAGGACATAGCGCGGCCAGTCCTCGTCGAACATCCCCGCCGAGACCGCGCCCGACGCATCGAATCGGAGCAGGTCGAACTTGTCCCTGACCTTGCGCGCGTCATGCAACCAGATCACCGTTTCCACCGCTTCGCGCTGCGCGAAGTAATAACGGAACGGCGACAGCGTGCCGTCGGCCTGCTCGACCAGGTGCTCGGTCTCGAACCACCAGCTAAGCAGCGCGCGGGAGGTCTCCGAGGCGCCGGCGTAGCCCGCACCCCGCCAGGCTGCGACCTCGCCGCGTACCTTGGCGACCAGGGGCGGTAGTAGCTTTTCGTAGGCCGTGCTACGAAGTTCTTCCGCGGCCGGGAACCAGCGCCCGTCCGGCGGCAGTTCGGCATAGGGCGATGTCGGGAATTCAGGGTGTAGCGCCATGGGTCACGATGCGTGTAAGGCGGGGTATAGAATAAACGCCCTTTTTGCTCAGGTAGGAAAGTACTGAGGGCCGGGCCTGTTGTCAATCACAGTGAAAATCGAGGCGAAATCCAGCGATTTGCCGCTACTGCGGCCTTCGCCCAACCACCCACATAAAAAAGCCCCCTGGCGGGGGCAAAATCGTGGAGGCTAAGCTGTAGCGCATCTTAGGGGAGTTTGAGCCGTTGCGGAATGTGACAAATGCCGCATCGCTGCAGTTATCGACGCAAGCGCCGAATGTTGCAAACCACACTGCTGTTATCCGGAGTGAGCTACGAAAATGCAACGCGCTTCGCGCGTGCTCGCACGCTCAAGACCGAGGCGGATGCTCAGGCGGAATAGCCCAGACTGCCGGGGCGTCGCTATAGGCGATGACGCTATCGACCGGCACGATCGTTCCTGCCTGAGCAGCATCGTAACCCGGAAGCGCGCCGGCTTGGGATTTAAACTCGGCGCTACGCAGCATGCTGACAAGCTCCGATACCGCGGACTTCGAGAGGGTGTCGCGAGACAGGGCGAACCAATAGTTTTCCCAGGTGACCGGGATAAAATGCAGGCCGAAGCGGCGCGCCGCCGCTTCGATCCCGAAGCCGGCATCGGCCCCGCCACTCGCCACGATGGCGGCCACCGCCAGGTGCGTGAATTCCTCGGTGCTGTAGCCATGGATTGCCTCGGGCACGACAGCGGCCTCTTCGAGCAGAAGGTCCAGGATCATGCGCGTCCCCGATCCGGGTTGGCGATTGACGAAGCGTAGCGAATCCTTGGCGAGATCGGCGACCGATTCGATGCGCTTGGGATTGTCTTGCGCCGCCATTATTCCCTGCCGGCGGCGCACGGCATGAATGAGCACATCCGAGTTGGGGTCCAACGAGCGCCGAAAGCGCGGCGCGAGGCACACGCCGAGCGCCCCGTCCGGGAGATGGAAACCGGCCAGATCGCACTTCGAGCCGCGCAAGAGGCGGACGCTGTCGAGACTGCCGCGAAACTGAAGATCGACCCGGATCCCCCGCTCTGCT encodes:
- a CDS encoding helix-turn-helix transcriptional regulator; translation: MEIRFGLHWSLGLARAEAVEPELFRLLQYMHERGSLQVAAKDQGVSYRYAWGLMQKWERALGQPLARLERGRGATLTPLGQKLLWGQRRINARLGPELESLASELAAELRAVLQVDSGPPLRIYASHGLAIPLLRDLLQAERGIRVDLQFRGSLDSVRLLRGSKCDLAGFHLPDGALGVCLAPRFRRSLDPNSDVLIHAVRRRQGIMAAQDNPKRIESVADLAKDSLRFVNRQPGSGTRMILDLLLEEAAVVPEAIHGYSTEEFTHLAVAAIVASGGADAGFGIEAAARRFGLHFIPVTWENYWFALSRDTLSKSAVSELVSMLRSAEFKSQAGALPGYDAAQAGTIVPVDSVIAYSDAPAVWAIPPEHPPRS